The following proteins are co-located in the Planococcus plakortidis genome:
- the arsC gene encoding arsenate reductase (thioredoxin), whose product MTKKTLYFLCTGNSCRSQMAEGWGKEILGDEWQVLSAGIEAHGLNPNAVKAMNEVNIDISGQTSDVIDTEILNNADFVVTLCGDAADKCPMTPPHVKRDHWGFTDPAKAQGTEEEKWKVFQSVRDDIEARIRYFVATGE is encoded by the coding sequence ATGACGAAAAAAACATTGTACTTTTTATGCACAGGCAATTCCTGCCGCAGCCAGATGGCAGAAGGCTGGGGGAAGGAAATTTTGGGCGATGAGTGGCAAGTGTTGAGTGCCGGGATCGAAGCGCATGGCTTGAACCCGAACGCAGTGAAAGCGATGAATGAAGTGAATATCGATATTTCAGGACAAACATCCGATGTCATCGATACCGAAATTTTGAACAATGCCGATTTCGTCGTGACGCTTTGCGGCGATGCGGCCGATAAATGCCCGATGACGCCTCCTCACGTAAAACGCGACCACTGGGGCTTTACGGATCCGGCGAAAGCGCAAGGCACCGAAGAAGAGAAATGGAAAGTGTTCCAATCGGTACGCGATGATATCGAAGCGCGCATCCGCTATTTCGTTGCAACTGGTGAGTAA
- a CDS encoding ArsR/SmtB family transcription factor has product MEVKAREIEIDKASMLLKLLGDKTRLSMVKLLEKNDCCVCEFVEIFNVSQSAISQHLRKLRDLGLVKEKRKGQWIFYSLNQDSELYDMLMQVLAFIPSQDERIEKLVEQGLRIRCE; this is encoded by the coding sequence ATGGAAGTGAAAGCGCGCGAAATAGAAATTGACAAAGCGAGCATGCTGCTGAAGCTATTAGGTGACAAGACAAGATTGTCGATGGTCAAATTGCTCGAAAAAAACGATTGCTGCGTCTGCGAATTCGTGGAAATCTTTAACGTCAGCCAGTCCGCCATCAGCCAGCACTTGCGCAAGCTTCGCGATCTCGGTTTAGTGAAGGAAAAGCGCAAGGGGCAATGGATTTTCTATTCATTGAACCAGGACAGTGAATTATACGACATGCTCATGCAAGTGTTGGCGTTCATTCCAAGCCAGGACGAACGCATCGAGAAGTTGGTGGAGCAGGGACTGCGCATTCGTTGTGAATAA
- a CDS encoding cation diffusion facilitator family transporter — MGSSHDHAHSRNKKTLLIAFLIITGYMVVEAIGGYLTNSLALLADAGHMLSDSISLGVGYLAFSIGEKAADQMKTYGYKRFEILAAVFNGVTLVLISLYIFYEAYHRFSDPPEIATSGMLAIAVIGLLVNILVAWILMRGGDTKENLNLRAAFLHVLSDLLGSVGAITAALLIIFFGWAWADPLASVVVAILVLISGWRVTKEAVHVLMEGTPKNVDLEQVAQTIEALPAVKSIHDLHVWSITSGKNAMSGHVVIKEHISFKDSQQVLRDIEHALLELKIGHVTVQLETEDHPHDDSIRCQGQEETEAAGHHHH, encoded by the coding sequence GTGGGATCATCACATGACCATGCGCATAGCCGCAATAAAAAAACATTGTTGATCGCCTTTCTGATCATCACCGGTTATATGGTGGTCGAGGCGATCGGCGGATATTTGACGAACAGCCTTGCGCTGCTGGCGGATGCCGGCCATATGCTCAGCGATTCCATTTCGCTCGGTGTCGGCTACCTGGCTTTTTCCATCGGCGAAAAAGCGGCCGATCAAATGAAGACCTACGGCTATAAACGCTTTGAAATTCTGGCGGCAGTCTTTAATGGAGTAACACTAGTGTTGATTTCACTTTATATTTTCTATGAAGCCTATCACCGATTTTCCGACCCACCTGAAATTGCGACTTCGGGCATGCTGGCCATTGCGGTTATCGGCTTGCTCGTCAATATCCTCGTTGCGTGGATTTTGATGCGCGGAGGCGATACGAAAGAAAACTTGAACCTCCGTGCCGCTTTTTTACATGTCTTAAGTGATTTGCTCGGATCGGTCGGCGCGATCACGGCGGCCCTGTTGATCATTTTCTTCGGGTGGGCATGGGCAGATCCGCTGGCGAGTGTAGTTGTCGCCATCCTTGTCTTGATCAGCGGTTGGCGCGTAACGAAAGAAGCGGTGCATGTCTTGATGGAAGGCACGCCGAAAAATGTCGACCTGGAACAAGTAGCGCAAACGATCGAAGCGCTGCCTGCCGTGAAAAGTATCCACGACCTTCACGTGTGGAGCATCACGAGCGGGAAGAATGCCATGTCGGGACATGTGGTCATCAAAGAACATATCTCGTTCAAGGACAGCCAGCAAGTGCTTAGGGATATTGAACATGCGCTGTTGGAGCTGAAAATCGGCCATGTCACCGTGCAGTTGGAAACCGAAGATCATCCCCATGACGACTCGATCCGCTGCCAAGGGCAAGAAGAGACTGAAGCGGCTGGGCATCATCATCATTGA
- a CDS encoding STAS domain-containing protein yields MTRSPLAEWPLPAFRLNNSFVVVDQSSEAEQLFGAPETFFELLDEGSRPKAERLLKQRTKQKPVELNFMVGDGLFLADVHYRWDSDFSLNLVLVPKDGQLDSITAQMVRLRGRLKETDYELLKEKERADALLEKVRELSAPCISVGGGYVLIPLFGNLDAKKVEAIRPYVVTRIYEYEADTVVIDLTAMGTVTQEGVHYLESLVQTLGVMGIDAAITGVKPDHAQKLHLLKREMNLRFEASLESILSTAAAKS; encoded by the coding sequence ATGACACGCTCTCCACTGGCTGAATGGCCGCTGCCGGCTTTCAGGTTGAATAATAGCTTTGTAGTGGTCGACCAATCCTCGGAAGCCGAACAGCTTTTCGGCGCGCCGGAAACGTTTTTTGAGCTGCTTGATGAAGGCAGCCGCCCGAAAGCCGAACGCCTATTGAAACAACGCACGAAGCAGAAGCCCGTAGAGCTGAACTTCATGGTGGGCGACGGCTTGTTTTTAGCGGATGTCCATTACCGCTGGGATAGCGACTTCTCGTTGAATTTGGTGCTTGTGCCGAAAGATGGGCAACTGGATTCGATTACGGCGCAAATGGTCCGCCTTCGCGGCCGCTTGAAGGAAACGGATTATGAATTGCTGAAGGAAAAAGAACGGGCAGACGCATTGTTGGAAAAAGTGCGGGAACTATCCGCGCCGTGCATCTCAGTCGGGGGCGGCTATGTGCTGATTCCGTTATTCGGCAATTTGGACGCCAAGAAAGTCGAAGCGATCCGCCCTTACGTCGTGACCCGAATCTATGAATATGAAGCGGACACGGTCGTGATCGATTTGACGGCGATGGGGACAGTGACACAAGAAGGCGTCCATTACCTGGAATCGCTCGTGCAGACTTTGGGCGTCATGGGAATCGACGCGGCCATCACTGGCGTGAAACCGGACCATGCCCAAAAATTGCATTTGTTGAAACGGGAAATGAACCTGCGTTTCGAAGCTTCACTGGAATCCATTTTGAGTACAGCTGCTGCAAAAAGCTAA
- a CDS encoding cobalamin B12-binding domain-containing protein, whose product MHESTQLSDLFLQGQEEEALKYVQDFLESHSYEQLYSELLTPAMYRIGELWEQNEISVAEEHLATAVCDFVLSATELRNKAGNGPKKAMVFGPEGEEHYIGLKMVAALFREEGYEVRYMGPNLPLDSALELAGEWQPDVVALSGALAHRLPALKTYAEAFAHTGSNPAVLIGGRAVTLSSFADLHVKGAVVVRELGALREWIRTGKGPNDDTLSTG is encoded by the coding sequence ATGCACGAATCAACACAGCTTTCGGATCTTTTCCTGCAGGGACAGGAAGAGGAAGCTTTGAAATATGTCCAGGATTTCCTGGAAAGCCATTCATACGAACAGCTCTACAGCGAATTATTGACACCGGCGATGTATCGTATCGGTGAACTATGGGAACAAAATGAGATATCGGTAGCGGAAGAGCATTTGGCCACTGCCGTCTGTGATTTTGTGCTGTCCGCTACGGAACTGCGGAACAAGGCAGGCAACGGGCCAAAAAAGGCGATGGTTTTCGGGCCGGAAGGCGAAGAGCATTATATCGGGCTCAAGATGGTCGCCGCATTGTTCCGCGAAGAAGGGTATGAAGTCCGCTACATGGGGCCGAATCTGCCGCTTGATTCAGCGCTTGAACTGGCCGGGGAATGGCAGCCGGACGTCGTGGCATTATCCGGCGCGCTCGCGCATCGGCTGCCGGCTTTGAAAACCTATGCGGAAGCTTTTGCGCACACCGGTTCCAACCCCGCCGTGCTGATCGGCGGCCGGGCTGTCACCTTGTCGAGTTTTGCGGATTTGCATGTGAAAGGCGCGGTAGTTGTCCGGGAACTGGGTGCGCTCAGGGAATGGATCCGCACTGGAAAGGGGCCGAACGATGACACGCTCTCCACTGGCTGA
- a CDS encoding antibiotic biosynthesis monooxygenase family protein, which translates to MYIVTSTVIVPEDKVQDVIEIYQKRSRRVDQAEGFTSFRLIQNTKKRHELTVHLEWQSKQSYMNWVKSQEFKEIHDLEKNYPDQELAGIVPKVHQYEVVAE; encoded by the coding sequence ATGTACATCGTCACATCCACCGTCATTGTGCCTGAAGACAAGGTACAAGACGTCATCGAAATTTACCAGAAACGCTCGCGCCGTGTGGACCAGGCGGAAGGCTTTACTTCATTCCGGTTGATCCAAAACACGAAAAAGCGACATGAATTGACTGTTCATCTGGAATGGCAGTCCAAACAGTCGTATATGAACTGGGTCAAGAGCCAGGAGTTCAAGGAAATCCATGATTTGGAAAAGAACTATCCTGACCAGGAACTCGCGGGCATCGTGCCGAAAGTCCATCAGTACGAAGTGGTGGCCGAATGA
- a CDS encoding methionine biosynthesis PLP-dependent protein: MTQHSLETRLVQLGNRSDQRTGAVNPPIYLSTAYEHEGLGKSTGYDYTRTKNPTRQLLEEGIANLEGGDAGFACSSGMAAIQLVLSLFRPNDEILLPEDIYGGTYRLLEQYEEKYHIRPIYDSFIDPKTAEAKITDNTKAIFIETPTNPLMQEIDLELYAQLAKRHKLLLIVDNTFLTPFLQQPLAIGADIVLHSATKYIGGHNDVLAGLVAAKGVTLCEELFTAHNSAGAVLSPLDSWLLIRGLKTLPLRMRQHEANAKEISRFLETHDAVTDVLYPGKGGMLSFRLREERWIGEFLESLSLITFAESLGGVESFITYPATQTHADMPVAERTARGVCNRLLRFSVGVEQAEDLIADLSQALAKLKKEVVSHE; encoded by the coding sequence ATGACACAGCATAGTTTAGAAACTCGACTGGTACAGCTCGGCAACCGCAGCGACCAACGCACAGGAGCGGTCAATCCCCCGATTTACCTTTCCACCGCTTATGAACACGAAGGCCTTGGCAAATCCACAGGCTATGATTATACGCGGACAAAAAACCCGACACGGCAGCTTCTTGAAGAAGGGATCGCGAATCTGGAAGGCGGCGACGCAGGCTTTGCATGCAGCTCCGGAATGGCCGCGATCCAACTGGTCCTCTCCTTGTTCCGTCCGAACGATGAAATTTTGCTTCCTGAAGATATTTATGGCGGCACCTACCGCCTGCTGGAACAATATGAAGAGAAATACCATATCCGCCCCATTTACGATTCCTTCATCGATCCGAAAACAGCTGAAGCGAAAATCACTGACAATACAAAAGCGATTTTTATTGAAACCCCAACCAACCCATTGATGCAGGAGATCGATTTGGAATTGTATGCACAATTGGCGAAACGCCACAAGCTTTTGCTGATTGTCGACAATACCTTTTTGACGCCTTTCCTGCAGCAGCCGCTCGCAATCGGTGCGGATATCGTACTCCATAGCGCCACCAAGTATATCGGCGGCCATAACGATGTGCTCGCTGGGCTAGTCGCCGCAAAAGGCGTCACTTTATGCGAAGAACTGTTCACTGCCCACAATTCGGCTGGTGCCGTGCTATCTCCGCTCGATTCCTGGCTGTTGATCCGCGGCTTGAAAACCTTGCCGCTGCGCATGCGCCAGCACGAAGCCAATGCCAAGGAAATCTCCCGTTTCCTGGAGACACATGATGCCGTGACAGATGTACTGTATCCAGGAAAAGGCGGCATGTTGTCGTTCCGCCTGCGCGAAGAGCGATGGATTGGGGAATTCCTCGAGAGCCTATCGCTCATCACATTTGCCGAGAGCCTCGGCGGCGTAGAAAGTTTCATCACATATCCTGCGACCCAGACCCATGCCGATATGCCGGTCGCAGAACGCACGGCACGCGGCGTCTGTAACCGCCTGCTCCGCTTCTCTGTTGGCGTCGAGCAGGCAGAAGATTTAATTGCTGATTTGTCCCAGGCCTTGGCTAAACTAAAAAAGGAGGTCGTTTCCCATGAGTGA
- a CDS encoding aminotransferase class I/II-fold pyridoxal phosphate-dependent enzyme, whose protein sequence is MSERRETKLIHSAGIDPLTGAVNVPIYLSSTFHQESIDSFGPFDYSRSGNPTRKSLEETIAKLEGGARGLAFSSGMAAISSAFMLLKAGDHVLVSEDVYGGTYRFITEVLEKFKVDYTFVDMTDLGEVAAAFQPNTRVVYIETPSNPVMKITDIEMAAKLAKANDAMTFVDNTFMTPLYQNPLELGADIVLHSATKFLSGHSDITAGLAVTKDAGLGEQLAFIQNTFGSVLGAQDSHTLIQGIKTLGARTKQSGETTARIAEYLHKHPLVEEVYYPGFSFHPGNPIHSRQASHAGCVLSFRLADKDAARILVDALEIPVFAVSLGAVESILSYPATMSHAAMPPAEREKRGITDGLLRFSAGLEHPDDLINDFSQALEKIAIAKGLSIAD, encoded by the coding sequence ATGAGTGAACGACGCGAGACGAAATTGATCCATTCCGCAGGCATCGATCCATTAACAGGCGCAGTCAATGTTCCGATCTATCTGTCTTCCACTTTTCATCAGGAGAGTATCGATTCGTTCGGGCCTTTCGATTACAGCCGTTCCGGCAACCCAACGCGCAAATCACTTGAGGAAACGATCGCCAAACTTGAAGGCGGCGCACGGGGCTTGGCCTTTTCTTCCGGCATGGCGGCTATTTCATCAGCCTTCATGCTGTTGAAAGCCGGCGACCATGTGCTCGTTTCGGAAGACGTGTACGGCGGCACGTACCGCTTCATCACGGAAGTGCTCGAAAAATTCAAAGTCGATTACACCTTCGTCGATATGACCGACCTTGGCGAAGTGGCCGCCGCTTTCCAGCCGAATACGCGAGTCGTCTACATTGAAACGCCTTCCAATCCGGTCATGAAAATCACCGATATCGAAATGGCCGCTAAACTGGCGAAAGCGAACGATGCCATGACCTTTGTCGACAATACTTTCATGACACCGCTTTACCAGAACCCGCTTGAACTCGGCGCGGATATCGTACTTCACAGCGCGACGAAGTTCCTGTCGGGCCATAGCGATATCACGGCTGGGCTTGCGGTGACCAAAGATGCCGGGCTTGGGGAACAATTGGCATTCATCCAAAATACATTCGGCTCTGTACTCGGTGCCCAGGATTCCCATACCTTGATCCAAGGCATCAAGACACTTGGCGCCAGAACGAAACAATCCGGTGAAACGACTGCGCGCATTGCGGAGTATTTGCATAAGCATCCGCTTGTCGAGGAAGTCTATTATCCCGGCTTCTCGTTCCATCCCGGAAACCCGATCCATAGCCGCCAAGCAAGCCACGCCGGTTGTGTGCTGTCATTCCGCCTGGCAGATAAAGACGCAGCCCGCATTCTCGTCGATGCTTTGGAGATCCCGGTGTTCGCGGTCAGTCTCGGTGCCGTCGAATCGATCCTATCCTATCCCGCTACGATGTCCCATGCCGCCATGCCGCCGGCTGAACGGGAAAAACGCGGCATTACCGACGGGCTTCTGCGCTTCTCTGCAGGACTCGAGCATCCCGATGATTTGATCAATGACTTCAGCCAGGCACTCGAAAAAATTGCGATCGCCAAAGGGCTCAGCATCGCTGATTGA
- a CDS encoding NAD(P)-dependent malic enzyme: MTDLKNDSLNLHSRHQGKLEIRSKVAVENERDLSLAYSPGVAAPCREIHADPQKVHDYTMKGNTVAVITDGTAVLGLGNIGPQAALPVMEGKALLFKEFAGVDAFPICLDTTDAEEIIRTVKLLEPGFGGVNLEDIAAPTCFIVEQRLKQEMNIPVFHDDQHGTAIVTLAGLINSLKLVEKEVEDVKVVVNGAGAAGIAIVKLLAKFGFGHIVMCDTKGAIYKGRPNGMNPFKAEVAEMSNYRMEQGQLEEVIADADVFVGVSAEGTLTESMVRSMNEDPVIFAMANPNPEILPHAAKSAGARVIGTGRSDFANQVNNVLAFPGLFRGALDVQASDINDAMKIAAVEAIAALIATDELHEEYVIPKPFDPRVAQAVAEAVSKAAEETGVAKVSLKEPAQQIVL; this comes from the coding sequence ATGACCGATCTGAAAAACGATTCGCTGAACTTGCATAGCCGGCATCAAGGGAAATTGGAGATTCGTTCAAAAGTGGCTGTGGAAAACGAAAGGGATCTGAGCCTCGCCTATTCTCCTGGCGTAGCCGCACCGTGCCGCGAAATTCATGCCGACCCACAGAAAGTGCATGACTACACGATGAAAGGCAACACGGTGGCGGTCATTACGGATGGCACCGCAGTACTCGGCCTTGGCAATATCGGGCCGCAAGCGGCGCTGCCGGTCATGGAAGGGAAAGCTCTCTTGTTCAAGGAATTTGCCGGTGTGGATGCTTTCCCGATCTGCCTGGATACGACGGATGCCGAAGAGATCATCCGGACCGTCAAATTGCTCGAACCCGGTTTTGGCGGCGTCAATCTGGAAGATATCGCCGCCCCGACTTGTTTTATCGTGGAACAGCGTTTAAAACAGGAAATGAATATACCCGTATTCCATGATGACCAGCACGGCACTGCGATTGTCACACTGGCCGGCCTCATCAATTCCTTGAAGTTGGTCGAAAAGGAAGTGGAGGACGTGAAAGTGGTCGTGAATGGCGCCGGCGCAGCAGGCATTGCCATCGTCAAATTGCTGGCGAAGTTCGGATTCGGCCATATCGTCATGTGCGACACCAAAGGCGCGATATATAAAGGGCGCCCGAACGGCATGAATCCATTCAAGGCGGAAGTAGCGGAAATGAGCAATTACCGGATGGAACAAGGGCAATTGGAGGAAGTCATCGCCGATGCCGACGTCTTTGTCGGCGTATCGGCAGAAGGCACATTGACGGAAAGCATGGTGCGCTCGATGAATGAAGACCCGGTCATCTTTGCCATGGCGAACCCGAATCCTGAAATCTTGCCGCATGCCGCGAAATCAGCCGGTGCACGGGTCATCGGGACAGGGCGTTCCGATTTTGCCAATCAGGTCAATAATGTACTGGCGTTCCCGGGGTTATTCCGCGGCGCACTCGATGTACAGGCGAGTGATATCAATGACGCGATGAAAATCGCGGCAGTCGAAGCGATCGCCGCCTTGATCGCTACCGATGAACTGCACGAAGAGTATGTGATACCGAAGCCGTTCGACCCGCGCGTGGCACAGGCGGTTGCCGAAGCCGTCTCCAAAGCTGCGGAAGAAACGGGCGTTGCCAAAGTATCGCTCAAAGAGCCTGCCCAGCAGATCGTTTTATGA
- a CDS encoding 3-hydroxyacyl-CoA dehydrogenase family protein, translated as MKNIAIIGAGTMGHSIALSASWSGHSVKIFGVDNHDLETAKKGFAAKLQLMADNELINEGQAQEIAEHVAFTTSLEEAVKDAEFIIEAVPENMALKHKIYHQLEELAANDIIIASNSSGLMPTALAEGMKHPERFVLTHFWNPAHLVPLVEIVGGEKTDEKTLQQTKAFIEQMKKQAVMLKKELPGFIGNRLQFALFREAQALLDAGVASKEDIDAAVTYSIGRRLPVTGPLQTADLGGLDIFHAISDYLFEDLSTDQKPGRTLSELTGKGELGAKTGSGFYEWPEEQSKAVQGKREEALIHFLKQDMEKG; from the coding sequence ATGAAGAACATCGCGATTATCGGAGCAGGTACGATGGGGCATTCAATTGCATTGTCAGCATCATGGAGCGGACATTCAGTGAAAATATTCGGGGTAGACAACCACGATCTGGAAACGGCGAAAAAAGGTTTTGCAGCGAAACTGCAACTCATGGCAGACAATGAACTGATCAATGAGGGACAGGCACAGGAGATAGCAGAACATGTTGCATTCACAACATCCTTGGAAGAAGCAGTGAAAGATGCAGAATTCATCATCGAAGCCGTACCGGAAAATATGGCCTTGAAGCATAAAATCTATCATCAGCTGGAAGAGCTGGCCGCAAACGATATTATCATCGCGAGCAATAGCTCAGGGCTGATGCCGACTGCACTCGCTGAAGGGATGAAACATCCTGAACGCTTCGTATTGACGCATTTCTGGAATCCTGCACATTTAGTGCCGCTCGTGGAAATCGTCGGCGGGGAGAAGACCGATGAAAAAACTTTGCAGCAAACAAAGGCATTCATCGAACAGATGAAAAAGCAAGCGGTGATGTTGAAAAAAGAGCTTCCCGGATTTATCGGGAACCGCCTCCAGTTCGCCTTGTTCCGTGAAGCGCAAGCTTTGCTGGATGCGGGAGTGGCGTCGAAAGAAGATATCGATGCAGCTGTTACGTATAGCATCGGCAGGCGCTTGCCGGTGACCGGCCCGCTGCAGACGGCAGACCTCGGCGGTTTGGATATTTTCCATGCGATCTCCGATTATCTATTCGAAGACCTGTCGACAGACCAAAAACCGGGCAGGACATTAAGTGAGTTGACAGGAAAAGGCGAACTCGGGGCAAAGACAGGGAGCGGCTTCTACGAGTGGCCGGAAGAGCAATCGAAAGCTGTACAAGGAAAACGGGAAGAAGCGTTGATCCATTTCCTCAAGCAGGATATGGAAAAAGGGTGA
- a CDS encoding DUF4956 domain-containing protein, with the protein MEKINELFSVSAETGESTLWMSSFAMAIALVLSLIITQVYQLTFTGEHYSQDFVHTIIMMSVVVSVVMNVVSGNAGVAFGLFAVFSLIRFRSAVTNAKDIAYIFFGLCVGMTAGLFQFQLAVALTLFASFVFYFLFKSNYGKGRSTQLLKVMVPENLNEEQFLDDILAEQTEEFKLRQVETANLGTMILYTFSIRGKQGVKDRDLLDLIRERNANLKVSLSYTQALE; encoded by the coding sequence ATGGAAAAAATCAATGAACTTTTTAGCGTTAGTGCAGAAACGGGGGAATCGACATTGTGGATGAGCTCATTTGCGATGGCGATAGCGCTCGTATTGAGTTTGATCATCACGCAAGTATACCAATTGACATTCACGGGGGAGCATTACTCCCAGGACTTTGTCCACACGATTATCATGATGAGTGTCGTCGTCTCGGTTGTCATGAATGTCGTCAGCGGCAATGCCGGCGTCGCTTTCGGCTTATTCGCAGTCTTTTCGTTGATACGCTTCCGCAGCGCTGTCACCAATGCGAAAGATATCGCCTACATCTTCTTCGGCTTATGTGTCGGAATGACCGCAGGGCTTTTTCAATTCCAGCTCGCAGTCGCTTTGACCTTGTTTGCATCTTTCGTATTCTATTTCCTTTTCAAAAGCAATTACGGAAAAGGCCGCAGCACCCAATTGCTTAAAGTCATGGTTCCCGAAAATTTGAATGAAGAACAGTTTCTCGATGATATTTTGGCCGAACAGACCGAAGAGTTTAAACTGCGCCAGGTGGAGACGGCGAATCTCGGGACGATGATTCTTTATACCTTCTCGATCCGCGGGAAACAAGGCGTTAAAGACAGGGACTTGCTTGACCTGATCCGCGAACGCAATGCCAATTTGAAAGTATCCCTTTCTTATACACAAGCCTTGGAATGA
- a CDS encoding polyphosphate polymerase domain-containing protein, with translation MAIEIFSRKEQKYLITRKQYEALIHELAPYMRDDRNGKDGRYTVSSLYFDNAERAIYYETKNKLRYRQKLRLRVYGDTGPDGLAFFEVKQKHGKVVYKRRLTMPLSEAHRYLAAPIFGLADDYESSNPQVLREIDYFRRLYGLEPTMIVAYDRHAMHGKSDSDLRITFDFNLRCRRDELQLDKGPHGDHFIDPGLVVMEVKVDHSVPLWLARILQKQNCEQRSASKFCTSTEQLAETDLVQAGFAEQTTIGGDWHGKNQ, from the coding sequence ATGGCCATTGAAATTTTCAGCAGGAAGGAACAGAAGTATTTGATTACACGGAAACAGTATGAGGCATTGATCCATGAACTGGCGCCGTATATGCGCGATGACCGGAATGGGAAAGACGGCCGCTATACCGTGAGCAGCCTGTATTTCGACAATGCGGAGCGGGCCATCTATTACGAGACGAAAAACAAATTGAGATACCGGCAGAAACTGAGGCTGCGCGTTTATGGCGATACTGGCCCTGATGGCTTGGCATTTTTCGAGGTCAAACAAAAACATGGCAAGGTCGTCTACAAACGAAGGCTGACGATGCCCCTTTCTGAAGCGCACCGCTATTTAGCGGCGCCCATATTCGGATTAGCGGATGACTACGAAAGCTCCAACCCCCAAGTGCTGAGGGAAATCGATTATTTTCGCCGCTTGTACGGGCTGGAGCCGACAATGATTGTCGCTTATGACCGCCACGCCATGCACGGAAAAAGCGATAGTGATTTGCGGATTACCTTCGATTTCAATTTGCGCTGCAGGCGGGATGAATTGCAGCTGGACAAAGGCCCGCATGGCGACCATTTCATTGATCCGGGCCTAGTTGTTATGGAAGTGAAGGTCGACCATAGTGTGCCGCTTTGGCTTGCGCGGATCTTGCAGAAACAAAATTGTGAACAGCGCAGCGCTTCGAAATTTTGCACATCGACTGAACAACTGGCAGAAACGGATCTTGTACAAGCGGGATTCGCAGAACAAACAACAATAGGAGGAGATTGGCATGGAAAAAATCAATGA